The following proteins are co-located in the Gossypium hirsutum isolate 1008001.06 chromosome A02, Gossypium_hirsutum_v2.1, whole genome shotgun sequence genome:
- the LOC121215257 gene encoding 60S ribosomal protein L23 encodes MSKRGRGGSAGNKFRMSLGLPVAATVNCADNTGAKNLYIISVKGIKGRLNRLPSACVGDMVMATVKKGKPDLRKKVLPAVIVRQRKPWRRKDGVYMYFEDNAGVIVNPKGEMKGSAITGPIGKECADLWPRIASAANAIV; translated from the exons ATGTCGAAGCGAG GACGTGGAGGGTCAGCTGGAAACAAGTTCAGGATGTCACTGGGTTTACCAGTGGCAGCCACAGTGAACTGTGCTGATAACACTGGTGCTAAGAACCTTTATATCATCTCGGTGAAAGGAATCAAGGGCCGTCTCAACCGGTTGCCCTCTGCTTGTGTTGGAGATATGGTGATGGCTACCGTCAAGAAAGGGAAGCCTGATCTCAGGAAGAAGGTTTTGCCTGCTGTCATTGTGAGACAACGCAAGCCATGGCGCAGAAAGGATGGTGTTTACATGTACTTTGAAG ATAATGCGGGTGTCATTGTGAATCCAAAAGGAGAAATGAAAG GTTCTGCTATAACTGGTCCAATTGGGAAGGAGTGTGCCGATCTTTGGCCAAGGATTGCAAGTGCAGCCAATGCTATTGTTTAG